Within the Salvia hispanica cultivar TCC Black 2014 chromosome 4, UniMelb_Shisp_WGS_1.0, whole genome shotgun sequence genome, the region tatggaacgaagattaaacatttttaattttaaattggtaGTGAATTATGATtaagtaggagtactactaaGGTTTGCGGGTTTAGTGTGAGTTGGTTAAGAGTTGGGTACGGGCCGAAAgcttaatttatgattttttttttctctcaaaaaaattactctttATAAGTGGAGCAAACAAAAGAGTCTGGTCTAGTCGATTTTGTACCATTTCagctataaattaaaaaaagagagacaaaagtagcatatttatataaccAAACAAGAGAATAGAAATGAATTGGGCTCAAAGACTTCAAAATTATGGCCCAAGCCCAATAAACCAAATAGAGAATGTATGATCGAGCTTATAATATGATTGTTTGGGCCTGGGGATCTCAAAAATTCAATCCTTTGGAGTAACgaagggattatttttattcttatattgggagtaatatatatatacaaaaatttcattttaaaaattttactttgAAAAAACTACGTAATTGagataaatataaacattatataatttatataaaacatactatataaattaaaataaatttaatcacTGAGTGGACCGAAGGCTGAAGCGTGCTcaaatttcttcaacaatatgaacaaccaaaaaataaacagTGGAGAGAAATTGAAACGAAAATAGaaggaaaatataattttgatattaatgaaatgaatgggAAGTGAGgcatttaaaattgaaaatttgaaatttaagaaattgaaaaaaatctgTTTTAAAATCATTggcttttaaataatttaaaattctctTTAAAAGAATACTGTCTCCGTTCTTGAAAAATAGATACATTTGaaacgacacgagttttaatatacaattgttaaaataaaagagaataattagtaaagtaagagaagaaaaaatgggtaaagtaaaatagatgaagaaaaaaaaatcatagaaGTAGTGTTGGTGGATTGTGGTCTGTGGAGCCactttaaaatatagaaaatatagaaagtttCAAATATTTAGTTGTTGATGCACTTCACTTTAGAACAATCGGGCCAGGCCGGGCCGAACCCAAAACCGGTCAAAATGAGTTAGTTGGATCATGgtcaaatctcaaatattttagTCCAGCTTATGCAAGCCATGACATACATGAGcttgttttaaattataatggaACATTCTTTAgcatactataaaattatgaaatccTCTAATTAATAATCTTGCACTATAGCAAAAATGTACAATTgttaaaatgagaaagaataatTAGAATAGTaagacagaaaaaaaaaattaataaaataaaagagaagagGAGAAAATGTAATGAAAGTAGTATTGTGGATTGTGTGCTCTACTTTTAAAAGTAaagaatttagaatttttttatttctaaggGTCGGAGGAAGTAcggttttatatatttaaaaaagctTGTGTCGTCTACTAATTAGATGACGCAACTCGTGTTCATTCATGCGCCGATGGGCACGACGTCGCTGATGCGCTTAGCTTTAGAACAATCGGGCCAGGCCGGGCCGGGCCGAACCCAAAACTGGTCAAAATAAGTTAGTTGGGTCATGgtcaaatctcaaatattttatgcaaACCTTGACATCCATGAGcttgttttaaatattaatggaATATTCTTAAgcatactataaaattatgaaatccCCTAATGAACAATCTTGCACTATACTAAAACTATAGCAAAGAGAAAAGAGGAAAGCAAAAATGTTGGGGCCTCACTGCACAGAAAATCCCCCAAGTCTGAGTTCAACATGTGGAGCAGGAAATATTCAAGAAATTGGAGGCCTTCAAACTTATGTCACAGGAGATCAAAACTCCAAGCTTGCTATTCTTCTAGCTGCTGATGCCTTTGGTAATAAACAACATCATTTTCACCTAATTTCTTCATGGATCAACagttgactttttttttttggtgtagGATATGAAGCTCCAAAGTTGAGGTAATAActtataattctaaaatttcttGATTGTTAAGTTATTatgtcttgattttattttcatatttcttgaTTGAATCAGTTGACTTGGTCTGTAATGTCTTTTTCTATCATAATCATAgttcaatttttcttgatttcttgaTTTCACAATATTAGACACCATAGGACATTGGAGGTGTTTATTTAGGGTGATTActtaaatagataaagtaaTTTGGCTAATTCATCACATATTTAGATggactaaattaaataattttgtgatTACATTAGTACTATTGGATCTTTCCAAACTAAACTCCACCTCTTCTAAAATGTAGGAGCCTAGCTGACAAAATTGCAGCTCTAGGTTTCTTAGTTGTGGTTCCTGACCTCTTCCACGGCGATCCATTCAGCTTCGAGAAGCCACGAGAAGCCTGGTCGACTGCTCACACCCCTGTTCGTAATCTTGCCTTCCTTCCTTTTCTCCATCACTTCACATCTAGTTAGGCCAGTTGTGAAGTGGAAAGACGACCCTATAGTCCGTTTGCTAATAATCGCGCTATCTCCACATTTTAGGACAAAGGGTGTGATGATGCCAAGAATGTGGTTGAAGCTTTGAGAAGCAGAGGTGTGGTTAAAGTAGGCGCTGCCGGTTTCTGTTGGGGAGGTAGCAACACTCTCTTGATCAGCCCATTGCCTCGGACCTTTTCGTTGTATTCCTCAACTAACATGGTTGGTGCTTGTGTTGTAGGAATGGCTGTGGTGAGACTAGCAAAATATGATTGCATAGATGCTGCAGTTTTATTGCATCCTGGCCCTATTACACAAGACCAAATTAATGGTGcaataatttgatttacatATATTCAAGATTGATTGATCATTGACATTTGtgtttgattgaaaatttagAGGTGAAATGTCCAATTGCAATCTTGGGAGCAGAGATTGACAACTATGCACCACCTGAGCTGTTGAAGCAGTTAGGAGAGGTTTTAGCAGAGAAATCTGAGGCAAGAATTGTTATTCATTTCAGACAGTTATTTTAGCCTTGTTTGATGCTAAGGATGTGAATTAATGTTGTGTAGGTTGATAGCTATGTGAAGATATTTCCTGGTGTCGCGCACGGATGGAGCGTGCGGTACGAGGACGACGACGAATTTGGTGTGAAGAGTGCTGAAGAATCTCATGTGGATGTGATGAACTGGTTTACCAAACACATCAAGTAAAGATGTTGGTTAAAGTTCAACCATGTGTGTTTTGATGTTAGTTGGTTTCTTGTTGAgtgatttttattgttttctcaAAATCTGTGTGTTATGGTTTATGTTCTTGTGGAAAGGTTATGCTAAAAACCTTCTTTATAataactttatatttattcaacaaagtgatagatttttatgATCAAAGTGCTgaaaattattcataatttttgttataagatgtgattttattttagtcaatcCCTTGTTTTGGAATATCAAAGTGGCAATGGTGCATAAGGTAAAACGTATAGctacaattttgaaaatattaaattctggtcaattttaagtaaatagattgttttatttaaatagagttgtaataaaaaataaataaataaaaggttcatgttcattaaaaataagagGTTCACccttttgattattttaagtATCCAATATAGTTTAAGAGACTATACAAAAACTTAGGGCCCTCTCTTTTAATGAGTTTTAAACCTATAAATTACTTGGTTCATCTTGAAACtcaagaataaagtaagtattCAAAACGGAAAAAGTAAATCAACcacattaaattaaacctaTAAATTAAGAGGCACCGTTACCTTATACATTAAGGCTAGTTacttacaaaaattttaatcaaaacaaacccaaacatatacataattttgtttttcggacgtcataaaatttaaatttttttatccatgGATATTAtctactagtagtactaattgATACCACCCCTTATTACCAACTAATATGTGAatctattttcattatttagaatattcttacaatatatttactcacttataatattttttaaaaatgtgtgttACTTTCttctatgaatattttttattgacactacaaataataaaataatttatttgtaaatagAGATGCATgattaaattagaattataGGTTCGATTTAAATAGATCAGTAGTTTCAGTTTTGGAAACTAATTTACATAGGTTGAAACTGTAACCGCCatacataatatataaatatgattcaGATTcaagaactttaaaattgtaaCTGGCTATCAATTGCCCATTTTAATCCAGGATTAAGAAAAACTGGAAAACCAAACGTTGAAagtcactttttgccataaaagtcaaTTCCAGTTTAAAagtcacttttagaattttttatatttggtcatacaattttaccccattcttcaacaaaattacataaaaatgctattatatacattaaaataaatcaaaacaaaaatcaaaagtcaaaagggacccaccttcaaccaactccaccatctaacttcatttattacacactccaccatctcacttcatatattacacacttcaactctttcttaaaatccaaaccataacaataagtgactccaaatgtggTATAGAGGGAGTAATTGCTGACCGAAAAAGatatactagtactcctaAAACTTAGTTGTTGGAGGTGctggtatatatatagtccacGTCTCCCTATCCTCCCTCtgttcctaaaaattaaataatactcccttcatcctttcctctctgaaaatttgtcacttatttttattttcgttcgttctaaaaaatttgtcacctttcacttttactaattttagtagtagatcccacattccactaactcatttttactcatattttattataaaactaatactccgtatataaaagtaggatccatatgccactaactttttcaacccactttctattacatttcttaaaactcgtggcgggtcaaatggtgacgaattatggagaacggaaggagtacttgaaataacacaaattttaatgtataattaataaaataaaataaaataaaaagataaaatgaaaaagtgattAATATATTGTTAGTGAGATCCATctaattagaaagaaaaaaaaaattcaaatagaattggattatttttataggacattccaaaatttcaaatataatctatttttaaggggatggagggagtacaattttaaaacgatcatatttaattatagtattccCTGCGTTCCaactaaatttattgataatttaagtcatttcttttttgacaaaaaaactaaactcccaattatttttactttatttaatcatctgctatatcttatttttttctattttattcttctatattagtactactactacttttcaacaccactttctaattttttcaatttattcgGGAAACAAGAGTAACtcttaaataatagtattattttgggaACCGACACTGTGAAAAGAATCAAGAAGTCCAATATGTCTGGAGCTCAGTGTTGTGAGAATCCACCAACTCTAAACTCGGGCAGTGGAAATGGGAAAGTTGAAGAATTTGGAGGCCTTAGCTCTTACATTTCTGGCCCTGCTAATTCCAATGCTGCTCTCATTTTGATCTCTGATGTTTTTggtaataattataataataataatatacctctgcttttcttgatttgtgattttgtatagtttctatctttttttcttttccaatcATGTTTGTGTTGAGTCAACTAGCTTTTTTTTGCCATTCCACTATGCACTTTTGTGTTTTCTTGCAACCAAACAAGATGTCCTTTATGAGGTGGTGgctttgtatttttaattagtcctttattaacaatttttttgtataggAAACTTAGCATTGATGTTTTATTCAGCTTGCTCATTTGGTTGTTATGTGCAGGATATGAAGCTCCACATTTGAGGTAATCAGTAATTACTTTTGTAGATTTTGCATTATGCCAAATTTCCAACTTGTAACTAACTCATGCTTATTGGCTTCTTATCTCAATGGTATAGGAAGATTGCAGACGAAGTCGGGGCTGCTGGATTTCGTGTCGTGGTGCCAGATTTCTTCCGCGGAGAACCCTTCGTAGCTGATCAGAAGCCATTTACTGAATGGATGAAAGACCATGGACCAGTCAGTTAGCCTTATAATTTCAATCTACTTTTGATTTTGTAGGATTGAAATTTAATCACATAAATAACACTTTTATAGGATCAGGGATTTGAAGATGCAAAACCAGTTATTGAAGCTCTGAAAAGCAAAGGGATCACCAAGATTGGAGCTGCTGGCTTCTGCTGGGGAGGTTAgctaatagtatttttttacatcttattcatattttcatgaatttatgACTTCAGCCAAGGTGGTTGTGGAGCTGTCGAAGCGTCCTTACATCCAAGCCGCGGTGCTCATACATCCTTCCTTCGTCGAAGTAGATGATTTTCAGGGTAAATTATCTTGTATCATACTTAAAATATGGAAGTGAGGAGTGTAACGGATGAGGAAAACAGCACGAGCAGTCCTGTTAACCGACAATAATTCTGCGTTTTCTCAGGGGTGAAGGTCCCGTTATCTTTACTTGCAGCTGAGCTTGACAATATGTGTCCACCGGAGCTTGTCAAGCAATTCGAAGCTGCCTTAAACGCTAATCCTGATGTAGAAAGCTCGACTCCTTCTGCTCGTTCATTTGCATTTGCTTTTCTACTATTCTCATCTGTTTCTTGCAATTCCTTAAGACATAAATAAAGCCTTCTCAAACATTATGGTTGCTGCATAAAATGAAAGGGGCTAATGATTGTGTACATGttcatattctattaaatatcacaaattactCACTATGTATCCAATGATGGTGATCTTGATTGTGCAGGTGGATAGCTTTGTGAAGATATTCGCGGGGTGTTCACACGGGTGGTCTGTGAGGTACAGTGACGAAGACGAAGGGGCCGTGAAGAGTGCTGAGGAGGCTGAGAAAGACATGCTGGATTGGTTTGTTAAGTATCTCAAGTGAATTTGGTTCACCATTTTAGTGCTTCTATCTCTCTATTGTTAGTAGCTTTTGTAATGTACCAATAAATCTGTGGGGTTGAGGTCTTGTTGATGAGTTTGTTTATGAAATCTATTATCTGTAATGTACCAATAAAACTGTGGGGCAAATAATGTGAGGTTTTGTGGAtgagtattttgtttatgaaacCTATGTGTATTGCAATAACAAGTATTGTAATTTGGGGAGCTAAGaataaaattgtcaaaatggCCATTTACTCTCTATACTTTAGTTTTatgcttattttattttcaattttcttttttattgtattttttacttaatataataaagtattatttttaattcatagtAGAACAATTGAATAAGTTTTTgcatagaaaaataattaaagaccaaaaaaagatatattcaaaaaaCTGTGTTGTTGGATTTGCTGTTTTTTGCATAGAAATTATAGACTAAAAAAGATACCCCTATGATCGAGTTGTTGGATTTGATGGTAGATATATATTCC harbors:
- the LOC125224277 gene encoding endo-1,3;1,4-beta-D-glucanase-like, translated to MLGPHCTENPPSLSSTCGAGNIQEIGGLQTYVTGDQNSKLAILLAADAFGYEAPKLRSLADKIAALGFLVVVPDLFHGDPFSFEKPREAWSTAHTPDKGCDDAKNVVEALRSRGVVKVGAAGFCWGGMAVVRLAKYDCIDAAVLLHPGPITQDQINEVKCPIAILGAEIDNYAPPELLKQLGEVLAEKSEVDSYVKIFPGVAHGWSVRYEDDDEFGVKSAEESHVDVMNWFTKHIK
- the LOC125223528 gene encoding endo-1,3;1,4-beta-D-glucanase-like; protein product: MSGAQCCENPPTLNSGSGNGKVEEFGGLSSYISGPANSNAALILISDVFGYEAPHLRKIADEVGAAGFRVVVPDFFRGEPFVADQKPFTEWMKDHGPDQGFEDAKPVIEALKSKGITKIGAAGFCWGAKVVVELSKRPYIQAAVLIHPSFVEVDDFQGVKVPLSLLAAELDNMCPPELVKQFEAALNANPDVDSFVKIFAGCSHGWSVRYSDEDEGAVKSAEEAEKDMLDWFVKYLK